A region of Zeugodacus cucurbitae isolate PBARC_wt_2022May chromosome 5, idZeuCucr1.2, whole genome shotgun sequence DNA encodes the following proteins:
- the LOC105211854 gene encoding probable ATP-dependent RNA helicase DHX34 — MSKSSKHSKKSSTADEETNLINFSFCDHKSSFRHLLQGDDKHAAPIVEDETDFWKFVNKYESMLRSAGQPILGKPLSDNELNKSEPFHKLKYISLQLERGSDSEQLRRGCHNTDERIFTKLKARQFREIVHIYLDFKQKERFAKIKKLRKSQKSLPIANFKQKIREELEKTRVLIIAGDTGCGKSTQVPQYLYEFGYRSIACTQPRRLACVSLSKRVAHEMLDDYGTKVGFQIRFEKNKTKNTNILFITEGLLLRQLAVDVNLEQYDVLILDEIHERNLFGDFLLGVTKCLLHAKPDLKLILMSATINVELFHNYFQNEGAALIEVPGRLYPIKMMFMPPPSLELKGGAGGSKTAKSTNRLDPAPYIQVLSLIDQKYPTTERGDVLIFVSGVNEITTVCDAAKEYAEQNSHWIILPLHSGLALADQDKVFDYAPEGMRKCIVSTNIAETSLTVDGVRFVIDSGKVKEMSYDATCKGQRLKEFWVSKSSAEQRKGRAGRTGPGTCFRLFSEKQYATFEAYPTPEIFRVPLETILLQMIAMGLPNVRSFPFIESPEEECIEQAIWSLKQHNALAVDEKITPLGKSLSNLPVEITIGKMLLMGCVFPDVEKILTLAATMSVQNPFTNRAYTDRKCEQEREPLQSDQGDVFTLLRSYHEWLQLKWHNENTRKWCHKLGIEEQRFYEITKLRNQFQNILESCNMTCKNADSAPLTSSERARRHGEVRQLKAIKRQQKYQEPRKRKILKHSSYGGGDDEYDDTSAGDDIRDVDFRLQHDAAKLEVLLNSAKSDKLRDVLLLKLIIVSGFYPQIAIADEFNYCKSGSQQFFHTFLKPFISIHPNAYFAKYFDVLKLNDSDILDKPNYYTPKQLLSTRHQVLCYQNLLETAKPYLMNCIRMPAAQTLLLFSYSVDTNASVTRIVCDSWLCLEFPVPETGCELLCRAIKLRRLWAKLLSQKLTDLVNNVESQSAKKQQRAKDEESELWESLIDFISANVSYTIKRLLPADLKSLYTHEKLSNFEAFNVNPFAADFPISHNEEKGGINVLENVVYGCLQEVQWTLAMEAEMRQHTWVCKTCEAELELDTIEKLLHKTTCCAPSTSITTKSEQHVSPTRPSTSGSGGKGGAYICEFCQKELRNLSKIDILKHKKYCNK; from the exons ATGTCCAAATCGTCGAAACATTCGAAGAAATCTAGCACTGCTGATGAggaaactaatttaattaatttctcatTTTGCGACCACAAATCCTCCTTCAGACATTTGCTGCAAGGCGACGATAAACACGCTGCTCCTATTGTAGAGGATGAGAccgatttttggaaatttgtaaataaatatgaaagtatGTTGCGCAGTGCGGGACAACCAATACTCGGAAAACCCTTATCAGATAACGAATTGAATAAGTCTGAACCATTTCACAAACTCAAATACATATCACTGCAATTGGAACGTGGTAGTGACTCCGAACAACTTCGCCGTGGATGTCACAATACTGATGAACGCATATTTACGAAACTAAAAGCTCGACAATTTAGAGAAATTGTGCACATCTATCTCGATTTTAAGCAAAAGGAAAGAtttgcaaaaatcaaaaaattacgcAAATCCCAGAAATCATTACCAATcgcaaatttcaaacaaaaaatacggGAGGAGCTCGAAAAAACTCGTGTACTGATTATAGCTGGCGACACTGGTTGTGGCAAGTCCACGCAAGTACCacagtatttatatgaatttggtTATCGTAGCATAGCATGTACACAACCGCGCCGCTTGGCTTGTGTTTCACTGTCCAAAAGGGTTGCACACGAAATGCTTGACGATTATGGCACCAAAGTTGGTTTTCAAATACgatttgagaaaaataaaacaaaaaatacgaaTATACTGTTCATCACCGAAGGTCTACTATTAAGACAA ttgGCAGTGGATGTGAATTTGGAGCAATATGATGTGCTCATATTGGACGAGATACATGAACGTAATCTCTTCGGTGATTTCTTGTTGGGCGTCACTAAATGTTTGCTGCACGCCAAACCAGATTTAAAGCTAATACTTATGTCAGCCACCATAAATGTGGAATTATTTCATAATTACTTTCAAAATGAGGGTGCTGCACTCATAGAGGTGCCCGGCAGATTATATCCGATTAAAATGATGTTTATGCCACCACCAAGTCTGGAACTGAAAGGTGGCGCAGGTGGTAGCAAAACTGCCAAAAGCACCAATCGCTTGGATCCAGCGCCGTACATACAAGTTTTGAGTTTGATTGATCAAAAATATCCAA caACTGAACGCGGTGATGTGCTAATCTTTGTTAGTGGCGTAAACGAAATCACAACTGTCTGCGATGCAGCCAAGGAATATGCTGAACAAAACTCACATTGGATTATTTTACCGCTGCACAGCGGGTTGGCGCTAGCCGATCAAGACAAA GTGTTCGACTACGCACCAGAAGGCATGCGCAAATGCATTGTCTCCACAAACATTGCAGAAACGTCACTCACCGTCGATGGAGTGCGCTTCGTTATCGATTCTGGCAAGGTGAAGGAAATGAGTTATGATGCCACGTGCAAAGGTCAACGCTTAAAAGAGTTTTGGGTTTCAAAATCCTCAGCAGAGCAGCGTAAGGGACGTGCTGGACGTACAGGACCAGGC ACATGCTTTCGCCTCTTCTCAGAGAAACAGTATGCCACTTTCGAAGCTTACCCCACACCAGAAATATTCCGTGTGCCTTTGGAAACAATACTCCTACAAATGATCGCAATGGGCTTACCAAATGTGCGTTCATTCCCATTTATTGAATCGCCCGAAGAAGAATGCATTGAGCAGGCCATTTGGTCTCTGAAGCAACAT AATGCGCTTGCAGTGGACGAAAAGATCACACCGCTCGGCAAGTCACTCTCCAATTTACCGGTAGAGATCACAATCGGCAAAATGCTGCTTATGGGTTGTGTTTTCCCTGATGTTGAGAAGATTTTAACGCTTGCAGCCACAATGAGTGTACAGAATCCCTTTACAAATCGCGCCTATACGGATCGCAAGTGTGAG CAAGAACGTGAGCCCCTGCAGTCCGATCAAGGTGATGTGTTCACTTTGTTGCGCTCCTATCACGAGTGGTTACAATTGAAATGGCATAATGAGAATACGCGAAAATGGTGTCATAAACTTGGCATTGAGGAGCAACG CTTCTACGAGATCACCAAATTGCGCAATCAATTCCAAAATATACTCGAAAGTTGTAACATGACCTGCAAAAATGCGGACAGCGCGCCACTGACCAGCTCGGAGCGTGCGCGGCGACACGGCGAAGTGCGCCAGCTGAAGGCGATCAAACGCCAACAAAAATACCAAGAGCCGCGCAAACGCAAAATACTCAAACACAGCAGTTATGGTGGCGGCGACGATGAGTACGACGACACGTCGGCTGGCGATGACATACGTGACGTGGACTTTCGCCTGCAACACGACGCCGCCAAATTGGAGGTGCTCTTGAACTCCGCCAAAAGCGACAAACTGCGCGATGTGCTGCTACTCAAGCTAATCATAGTCAGCGGCTTCTATCCGCAAATTGCGATCGCCGATGAGTTCAACTACTGCAAGAGTGGCAGTCAGCAATTCTTTCACACATTTCTCAAGCCCTTCATATCCATACATCCGAACGCGTATTTCGCCAAATATTTCGATGTGCTCAAGCTAAATGACAGCGATATACTGGATAAGCCGAACTACTACACGCCGAAGCAGTTGCTCAGTACACGGCATCAAGTGTTGTGCTATCA GAATTTGCTGGAGACCGCGAAACCCTATCTGATGAACTGCATACGCATGCCCGCGGCGCAGACATTACTGTTATTCTCCTACTCGGTGGACACAAACGCATCCGTCACGCGCATAGTGTGTGATTCGTGGTTGTGCCTTGAGTTTCCCGTGCCGGAGACGGGGTGTGAGCTGCTCTGCCGCGCCATTAAGTTGCGCCGTCTGTGGGCCAAGCTGTTGTCACAGAAACTGACTG ATTTGGTCAACAATGTGGAGAGTCAAAGCGCCAAAAAGCAGCAGCGCGCTAAAGACGAAGAATCCGAACTCTGGGAGTCACTCATCGATTTCATTAGCGCCAATGTGAGCTATACGATCAAACGTTTGCTGCCCGCCGATTTGAAATCGCTCTACACGCACGAGAAACTTAGCAATTTCGAGGCATTCAACGTCAATCCGTTTGCTGCCGACTTTCCCATAAGCCATAACGAAGAGAAGGGCGGCATAAATGTTTTGGAAAATGTGGTTTATGGCTG TCTCCAAGAAGTGCAGTGGACGCTGGCAATGGAGGCGGAAATGCGCCAACACACTTGGGTTTGCAAGACATGCGAAGCAGAATTGGAATTGGATACCATTGAGAAGTTGCTGCACAAAACAA CTTGTTGTGCACCGAGTACatctataacaacaaaaagcgaaCAACACGTTTCACCAACACGGCCTAGCACATCGGGTTCAGGTGGCAAAGGTGGCGCATACATCTGCGAGTTTTGTCAAAAGGAGTTGCGCAATTTgagtaaaattgatattttaaaacacaaaaaatattgtaacaaataa
- the LOC105211750 gene encoding general transcription factor 3C polypeptide 1, whose protein sequence is MARPIRRCPISRAILEEIALEGLEGISLPSLWAYLSIDLEVELPLTSDVTNRVWNFIKQNTHQLDFYELPTERPTVQCESRFSHLDPDFGVPIMPDPSKFMRYKYVPIEDGEIRGSCEFYKERKKIEPAEVNELSAEAVLEKWDRRFVIVASQELRFCVLTPRNKPIPRDLTLVQYCFWEAVGRARYNGETTSGPYSLYQFCKDSSVIFYNKQKLVNFGLITQQPFHEFREDRLVFTSLLNLPQYVPDIPRNIVNLIEKIYELVKKSEQQNLPLTELRATVPVFQRKSTFRRLVLTTFFRRIFEVKKVLTGKKSGKGKDLSVLAITLRSPETPLEALVEEVTEDEKETGISFKDAFTDNKHSFVDMPLKDEFYRAVVRHGTRGCSHTELSNYLSESHCIVRQMVKAMQRDGLIVPHIVDEGRQRIHKFVALEVINAEKLSKEKGAEKPVEMIKFHTLAPKPQLEETFAVDCPQVKATVEEYVHKDKPFRVTLTSRQQSRRDFIIQQLNEHALMQTVVLRTKLQEVERLRGFKDEICFKSLRRMFMEMKKTDNLKAYEIRLKYQEHVRNYHYVAHPEIDKDHMLVDREVKRLKNMLLMTRQREEQKKQNKLRMLRQSAAKLSRKVSKASDNKSTAPHTSAEQLPKPPKFLISRYMHEFLFYIVVELNENKQMLEIDEPLLRTWKEREPALQVNEFLESLHAGVEVQHSYLSELNWRTFIPPLPKYADKPAGWVNFLDAIDRMPLSIFNKIFRFQPSGGNVLDDYLTHPIRQHYLIRQLPLELQNQINRMYLQRICTMVLKLLNHMGLIQVGESVNFKDTMMIWVYLNRRTQILDTTPSEASYAKVNTERKYEELNFHFATFEDIIMYWTHVHRICVYTKLGLLSAKHNEKSESRKELTFLPAVSFDDAPHYDNGEVPGDRAGAAGFAAHLFAHALRSWSWVLRTSVKPVQTRTGRIPLLRNTSSKHLRLMGLRKTRLHGAHVKRLPHAVAIKRSAKKKSASMRDAVDRDALKNMRTLRASWDKDEDDLLKLARAVYIYIAAPVPVLGLMVVGKICRDVIRHNLGIRNKTTQACHRRMQYIVKKGRHIPEVPTWVHTLQTNVEIQRRYGDNFLQELKTVYPEREEYCDALAVHFIQLLHFLHELVHNFKGKESITATRPRFTIPDSLEEFERLYVKRLAATEEKLMKYNDPSNEQDALTTLAINVLHSSLCSALDKTTYTAQAFEIFKKFSEEILQRAFNIARNGALIVANKRKNIEMLPSQLTSPAYSLSVHYQRRLFYLRIPYFVYDSLFGFFESALGILLKPKEEFMEQPTTSKAPPVNNIVELRSPNAGQLFFITEGLARNFWKCNIKLPSNILTVDAEQRQTLSSMDRILDHYHCIFDNAPETEYTKNFESEASEKQVRVKFQPANLSYKITYSPYDFISKLPTRHLHFFCALDHLNQEVEINFSRIMHKDDEHDTLSIECPFNCVLKHANYINAIERIVQEKRNILRELTEMPPQKLLNLALSGCSVTVESSNLLTLVRMLESFWREKETAYERKDLGRVSANVKVNKTIDWHQLCCEILQFNVAEEDNDKNDEYEPTLNKEERLARAQDVFVVNLPTLQLEANTTLRNTTEDNELHNDICVSKLLLETELDREHMLRKIVDESHWKYTDNTFDALKPKLSKLGFNAMEQQHVEDLLRFIEARKLGVPVTELLREFPYAQFLSRALRLLSEHYLVKRVGVATLMYVHKTHIRPWVVHTFHLKRLEREKLGPDGTVSLKRGASVAEPSTSGSTEVADSDEADEASASKKAKLAEDVKVEDQRVSKRVPKPVKRFESASKEGKNKEKDSKSDIIVMKPHPWIRLNGTINRRVLDRWLGSILTECISRSGCMILDICAKFPHLPPVEIMFLLEILVELKCIHLTEMKPAPVSLFSAYEDVEERIVTEFYEPEHTYVTAHADAMTRMSIFIGKKKYSTQFF, encoded by the exons atgGCTCGTCCCATTCGACGTTGTCCGATTTCCCGTGCGATATTAGAAGAAATCGCTTTGGAAGGTTTAGAAGGCATATCATTACCAT CACTATGGGCATACTTAAGTATTGATCTGGAAGTAGAACTGCCTTTGACTTCGGATGTGACAAATCGCGTGTGGaatttcataaaacaaaacaCACATCAGTTAGATTTTTATGAATTACCAACGGAGAGACCAACAGTGCAATGCGAGAGTCGCTTTTCACATTTAGATCCGGATTTCGGTGTACCTATTATGCCG GATCCCAGTAAGTTTATGCGTTACAAATATGTGCCAATTGAAGATGGTGAAATACGTGGTTCGTGTGAATTCTACAAGGAGCGCAAGAAAATAGAACCTGCTGAAGTGAACGAATTAAGCGCCGAAGCTGTATTGGAAAA GTGGGATAGACGCTTTGTAATAGTGGCCTCACAAGAATTGCGCTTTTGTGTGCTTACACCACGAAATAAGCCCATACCGCGTGACTTAACACTCGTGCAATACTGTTTTTGGGAAGCTGTTGGACGCGCACGTTATAATGGAGAGACAACTTCCGGACCTTATTCGCTATACCAGTTTTGCAAGGACTCATCTGTCATCTTTTATAacaa ACAAAAACTGGTTAATTTTGGTTTGATAACCCAGCAACCATTTCATGAATTTCGTGAGGATCGTCTCGTTTTCACCTCTTTACTAAATTTACCACAGTACGTGCCGGACATACCACGAAATATTGTTAATCTGATTGAGAAAATTTATGAGTTGGTAAAAAAATCGGAACAACAAAACTTACCGTTAACCGAATTGCGCGCCACTGTACCAGTGTTTCAACGTAAATCCACATTTCGACGTCTTGTACTGACTACCTTCTTTCGGCGTATCTTTGAGGTGAAA aaAGTGCTGACCGGCAAGAAAAGCGGTAAAGGAAAAGATCTTAGTGTTCTAGCGATTACCCTGCGCAGCCCAGAAACACCCTTAGAAGCGCTGGTAGAAGAAGTTACTGAGGATGAAAAGGAGACGGGAATTAGTTTTAAAGACGCTTTCACCGATAACAAGCATTCTTTTGTTGATATGCCGCTGAAGGATGAATTCTATCGCGCCGTTGTGCGTCATGGCACGCGGGGTTGCAGTCACACAGAGCTCTCCAATTATCTCAGTGAGTCGCACTGTATAGTGCGGCAGATGGTCAAAGCTATGCAACGTGACGGCCTCATAGTACCGCATATCGTCGATGAGGGCCGACAACGTATACATAA ATTTGTAGCCTTGGAGGTAATTAATGCTGAGAAATTGTCGAAAGAAAAGGGCGCTGAAAAACCTGTGGAAATGATCAAATTCCACACTTTGGCG CCTAAACCACAGTTGGAAGAAACCTTCGCTGTCGACTGTCCACAAGTCAAAGCCACCGTGGAGGAGTATGTACATAAAGACAAGCCATTCCGCGTAACACTCACCAGCCGTCAACAGTCCCGTCGCGATTTTATCATTCAACAGTTAAACGAGCATGCGCTTATGCAGACCGTTGTTTTACGTACGAAATTACAGGAGGTGGAACGGCTGCGTGGTTTCAAAGATGAAATTTGCTTCAAGTCGTTGCGGCGCATGTTCATGGAAATGAAGAAGACCGATAATTTAAAGGCTTACGAGATACGTCTGAAATATCAAGAGCACGTTCGTAATTACCATTACGTCGCGCATCCAGAAATCGATAAAGATCACATGCTGGTAGATAGGGAAGTGAAGCGTTTAAAAAATATGCTCTTAATGACCCGACAGCGTGAGGAGCAAAAGAAACAGAATAAACTGCGTATGTTGCGACAGAGCGCGGCAAAACTTTCGCGTAAGGTGTCCAAAGCAAGCGACAATAAGTCCACCGCGCCGCACACCTCAGCCGAGCAACTGCCGAAACCGCCGAAATTTCTTATATCCCGTTATATGCACGAATTTCTTTTCTATATCGTGGTTGAGCTGAACGAAAACAAGCAGATGCTAGAAATCGACGAGCCTTTGCTGCGCACCTGGAAAGAACGCGAGCCAGCGTTGCAGGTAAACGAGTTTCTGGAAAGTTTACACGCTGGCGTAGAGGTGCAGCATAGTTATTTGTCAGAGCTTAACTGGCGCACCTTCATACCGCCGCTGCCGAAGTATGCCGACAAGCCGGCTGGTTGGGTGAACTTTCTGGACGCCATTGACCGCATGCCACTGTccatattcaataaaatatttcgctTCCAACCAAGCGGTGGCAATGTGCTCGATGATTATCTAACACATCCCATACGCCAGCACTATCTCATACGCCAATTGCCGTTGGAGttgcaaaatcaaataaatcgcATGTACTTGCAACGCATCTGCACTATGGTGCTGAAGCTCTTGAATCACATGGGTTTAATACAGGTGGGGGAGAGCGTAAATTTCAAAGACACAATGATGATTTGGGTATATCTCAATCGGCGTACGCAAATACTCGATACAACACCCTCGGAGGCGAGTTACGCCAAAGTCAATACGGAGCGCAAATACGAAGAGCTGAATTTCCATTTCGCCACATTCGAGGATATCATCATGTACTGGACGCATGTGCATCGCATTTGTGTTTACACCAAACTCGGCTTGCTAAGCGCCAAGCATAATGAGAAGTCCGAATCTCGTAAGGAATTGACATTTCTACCCGCCGTAAGCTTCGATGATGCACCGCATTACGATAACGGTGAAGTGCCCGGCGATCGCGCTGGTGCGGCCGGTTTCGCGGCGCATCTCTTTGCGCATGCGCTGCGCAGCTGGTCGTGGGTGCTGCGCACCAGCGTGAAACCGGTGCAAACACGCACGGGCCGCATACCGTTATTGCGCAACACGAGTAGCAAACACTTGCGTCTCATGGGTTTGCGCAAGACACGCTTGCATGGCGCGCATGTGAAGCGTCTGCCGCATGCGGTGGCAATAAAACGTAGCGCCAAAAAGAAATCGGCTTCCATGCGCGACGCCGTCGATCGCGATGCGCTGAAGAACATGCGCACACTGCGCGCCAGCTGGGACAAGGACGAGGATGATTTGCTGAAGTTAGCACGCGCTGTCTACATCTACATCGCCGCGCCGGTGCCGGTGCTGGGACTCATGGTGGTCGGCAAGATTTGTCGTGACGTCATCCGACACAACCTAGGCATACGCAACAAGACGACGCAGGCGTGTCATCGCCGCATGCAGTATATCGTGAAGAAAGGCCGGCATATACCAGAGGTCCCCACTTGGGTGCACACGCTGCAAACCAATGTTGAAATTCAGCGCCGTTATGGCGACAATTTTCTGCAAGAACTGAAAACTGTCTACCCGGAGCGTGAAGAGTACTGCGACGCTTTGGCGGTGCATTTCATACAACTTTTGCATTTCCTGCATGAGTTGGTGCACAATTTTAAGGGCAAGGAGTCGATTACCGCTACGCGTCCACGTTTCACGATACCCGACAGCCTCGAAGAGTTCGAGCGTCTGTATGTGAAACGGCTGGCGGCCACGGAAGAGAAGCTTATGAAATACAATGACCCTAGCAATGAACAGGATGCGCTCACAACGCTCGCCATTAATGTGCTGCACAGTTCGCTGTGTTCGGCGCTCGACAAGACCACCTATACGGCACAAGCATTTGAGATTTTCAAGAAATTCTCCGAGGAAATACTGCAACGTGCCTTTAATATAGCGCGCAATGGCGCCTTGATCGTGGCGAATAAACGCAAGAACATCGAAATGTTGCCCAGCCAACTGACGAGCCCGGCTTACTCGCTGTCGGTGCATTACCAGCGGCGCTTATTTTATCTGCGCATACCGTATTTCGTTTACGACTCGCTCTTTGGTTTCTTTGAGAGCGCTTTGGGTATTCTGTTGAAGCCCAAAGAGGAGTTTATGGAGCAGCCAACCACAAGTAAGGCGCCGCCAGTAAACAACATTGTAGAGCTGCGTTCGCCTAATGCCGGACAGCTGTTCTTCATAACCGAGGGTTTGGCGCGCAACTTTTGGAAATGTAACATCAAATTGCCCAGCAATATATTGACTGTTGATGCCGAGCAAAGACAGACGTTGTCTTCAATGGATCGCATACTCGATCACTATCATTGCATTTTCGATAATGCGCCCGAAACAGAATACACGAAGAACTTCGAAAGTGAAGCCAGCGAGAAGCAG gTCCGCGTTAAGTTCCAACCCGCCAATTTGAGCTATAAAATCACCTACAGCCCCTACGACTTCATATCGAAATTGCCCACGCGGCATCTACACTTCTTCTGCGCACTCGATCACCTCAATCAGGAGGTGGAGATAAATTTCAGTCGCATAATGCATAAGGACGACGAACACGACACACTGAGCATTGAGTGCCCCTTCAACTGTGTGCTCAAGCATGCCAACTACATCAATGCCATCGAGCGGATAGTGCAGGAGAAGCGCAACATTTTGCGCGAGTTGACAGAGATGCCGCCACAGAAATTGCTGAATTTGGCATTGAGTGGCTGCTCCGTTACTGTGGAGTCTTCGAATTTGCTGACGCTTGTGCGCATGCTGGAGTCGTTTTGGCGCGAAAAAGAGACCGCTTATGAGCGCAAGGATCTCGGCCGCGTGTCGGCGAATGTGAAGGTGAACAAGACAATTGATTGGCATCAGTTATGCTGCGAAATACTGCAGTTCAATGTGGCCGAGGAGGACAATGACAAAAACGACGAGTATGAGCCCACGCTCAACAAGGAGGAGCGGCTTGCGCGTGCGCAGGATGTCTTCGTAGTGAATCTGCCCACATTGCAGTTGGAGGCCAACACAACTTTGCGCAACACAACTGAAGACAACGAGCTGCACAATGACATATGCGTTTCCAAGCTTTTGTTGGAGACTGAGCTGGATCGTGAGCATATGTTGAGGAAAATAGTGGA cgAATCGCATTGGAAGTACACCGACAACACCTTCGACGCGCTTAAACCGAAATTGAGTAAGCTCGGCTTTAATGCTATGGAGCAACAGCATGTTGAAGACCTGCTGCGATTTATTGAAGCGCGTAAGCTCGGCGTGCCCGTCACAGAATTGctg CGTGAATTCCCCTACGCACAATTTCTTTCGCGCGCTTTGCGTCTACTCTCCGAACATTATCTCGTCAAACGTGTTGGTGTTGCCACGCTCATGTATGTGCATAAAACCCACATACGTCCATGGGTCGTGCACACCTTCCATCTCAAAAGGCTGGAGCGTGAAAAGTTGGGACCCGATGGCACGGTGAGTCTGAAACGCGGCGCAAGCGTTGCTGAACCCAGTACAAGCGGTAGTACGGAAGTAGCGGACAGCGATGAGGCTGATGAAGCTAGTGCCAGCAAAAAAGCGAAATTGGCTGAAGATGTCAAGGTCGAAGATCAGCGAGTAAGTAAGCGCGTGCCGAAGCCAGTGAAACGGTTTGAAAGCGCAAGTAAAGAAGGAAAGAACAAGGAAAAGGATAGCAAGAG CGACATCATTGTGATGAAGCCACATCCTTGGATACGTCTGAATGGCACTATTAACCGACGTGTATTGGATCGTTGGTTGGGCTCTATACTCACCGAATGCATTAGTCGTTCGGGTTGCATGATTTTAGATATTTGCGCGAAGTTTCCACAT